In the Sorghum bicolor cultivar BTx623 chromosome 4, Sorghum_bicolor_NCBIv3, whole genome shotgun sequence genome, GAGTTAATTGCTAGTGCATTTGCCACTTCCATTTTGTTGAGCATATAGTCTGATTAAAAAACTCGAACTGAAGGGGTTAagactgcccccacagcattcCAAATAAGAAGACCTTCTCACCAGGCCGAGAAAACCCCCGAACCCCCACCCCACCCTTACAGGGTGCCTTTCCATTGCCCATGTGAGAATTGGGCCGGTGTCCCCCCAGAGCATTGGTTATGGGACAGACGAGGGGATTTTTTTAACCTCAGCCGGAAATTCGCTCCCACGGGGAGTCGAACTGAGGACCTGAGGAGTGCTGCTGGGCTACTCTGACCAACTGGACTAGAGGCCCTTTGACTAGTCTGATTATTGTAGACATCTTTGGTGAACTGTGGACTCCAATTTAGCAGTTCATTTTCTTGACCTGGTGTGCTAATTTCTGTACATGTGTTCTTCTTTTTTATCTTTCTTTTGAGTATTTATTACTGTGTGCAATGTGGagatttatacatcatgtatctCAATGTTTCTCTCTTTTTTGTTTGCACTGCAGCCTGTTGGGGTAGTTGGAGCTATTACACCATGGAATTTTCCATTAGCAATGATAACCCGAAAGGTCTCTAGCAATGCAGTGCACTTCTCCATTGGAAAGTTTAAAAAAGAAACATAAGTCGATAACCAAGGAAGTTCTTTTTTGCATATATGGTTTTTGGGCAGGTTGGACCAGCTTTGGCGTGTGGCTGCACTGTTGTTGTCAAGCCATCAGAGTTCACCCCTCTGACAGCATTAGCTGCAGCAGATCTTGCTCTTCAAGCTGGAATACCAGCGGTAATCATCTTAAGTTTTCTATCATTCCCATCTTTTTTTGAACATTAAATACAGCAGGGGCGGCCCCCACTGTAGAGATTTTATTAAAAGAGGCAAAAAACTGTACAAACCTGTCTGACAAGAAGCCAAACAGCAGGAGCCGGCCTAAAAAGGCTGAAAACAAAACAGAAGTAAACAAGAAGCTCTACACAAAGAAGAAAAGCAGCTCGTTTAACTATGAAGTAGTAGAAACCAAAGAAGTTGGTGACCTTTCATGTAAAGTATGGAATTACGTACTGAATCTAAATGCTCTACCATTGTTTTGAGGAGGAAAACATCACACCAAGTCACCAAACTTGATGCAATTAATTATAGCTGCAATCCTACAAATGTAGGGGGCAGGAATCATATTTTGCAATGTGTTGATACTTGATACAAATCCTTTACTTGAACGTGCAAAAGTGTTCTCTATTGATTATGTGAATGATTTTGTTCTGTGGGtgtttctttgtcatcagtttAACCTGTCTTGAACTTATTATATAATTCAGGGTGCACTAAATGTTGTGATGGGTAATGCTCCTGAGATAGGTGATGCATTACTGCAGAGTACACAGGTTCTATTTCCTCCCATCTTGTCTTGCATCTGCACTTTTCTGTCTTTATAGTATGTCAAGTAGGAATACTTGTGGTTGACACTATAATATAACTTTTGACTAGGTCAGAAAGATTACGTTCACTGGATCAACAGCTGTTGGCAAAAAACTGATGGCTGGATCTGCAAATACTGTGAAAAAGGTATAGTGAAGAGTTCCTTACTGAAAGTTTCTTATGCAATGTTTATAGCTATCTTCCTGTAAAAACATGATTACCACATCGTGTAACTTTTCATGATGAAATCATAATATGAACATCCTTGTGTTTAATTAACCTGTAAGAAATCTGTGCAGAGGGTTTATACAAACAGTAATAATCATCCAATTATCACCAGGTTTTATCCAGACTAGCCCTTATTACCCCTTCTTTTCCTTTTTGGTCGTTTCAGATTCTGAATCCATGGAATGTCTACTTTACTTACTGTTCCATGTACATGTACGAATCATCAATTCTTGAAAAAAGGGATAAATCCACTTTTAATCATAAGTCAGCCAAGAAACACCAGCTTTCTGGAAGCCTTCTGATGCCTGGTGGTGGTTTTGGGCCAGCTGGTGCTCAAATCATTCTTTCAGTTAGCATACTAGATTCCTAATGCTAATAGTGTTTTAGGGACTGCTTTCAAATTATTCTTTTAGATCTTATGAAACAGAGTTTTAATTTCTTAATAAGAAACTTAATTGCTGTTCGACAGCTATTGATATTGTTGCATACCAATAATGTGTTACTCTGATGTATTCTACTTTTTGGACTATATTGGTCATAACatattagggcctgtttggacaGGGAGGATTGCTCTAAGAAACTataagttttttttcttttaaactTGAACTTAATCCCTCCTAAAAAGTATGCAATTCTCACATTTTGAGGACAAatattttcgaaactaaacaaggcctaaggcaaATATGTCATCTGTACTTTATTGCCATAATGTATCTACATAGCATTCTTTTTGGGACAACATTTGAGTGctagaattgcattcttttttggatggagggagtatacctAAAATTTTCACTCTGTGGACAAGTGTTTTGTTTTTTGAACATGGTCTTGTTTTTCGCATGCTCTGTCATTTCAGTCTGAGACCTTCTAATGATGATGCttacaaaaaaaattattattttgtAGGTCTCCTTGGAACTTGGTGGGAATGCACCTTGCATTGTTTTCGATGATGCAGACATTGATGTTGCTGTTAAAGGCAGTGTAAGACTCTTTTACATTTATCTTCTTTGTTTCTTTACTAGCATGCAAACAAATAAAATCATCTTTAGTTCGCTTGGTGGATGAGGGTGACATTATCTGTCAAGAATCTGTAAATAATCTCTTAAATAAATTACCAGGATCTATTATTTTCATTCCTTTGTGGTTTTGGTGtgcaaaatagaaaaaaatgccATGTTCTCTAAATTGTCCAATTTAGGTCAACGAATGCATTAAGAATATTTGGATTTTgaatttatttttttctgaGCAGCAAAGATAATAAGAGATGCACCCTTAATCTCGTATCCCAAGTCCCAGTTtagatttttgaaaaaaatcagTGAAATACTGTATTTACATCTCCTTAAGGGTCAGTATCTACATGACACAACTTTCTGCCTGGTATATTGCTTACTGCATATGGTAGACACTGTTTTGTTTTTATCAACTGCTACCTGCTCAAAATTTTCCCATGGTATGTGTATTATTTATGTTCAGAGTAGACAGAATTGGCCAGCATTAATTGTTAACCACTTGGAGGAGCGCATGGCATACCTGATCTAACTGCTGAATATAATTAGAGCTTATCTATAACCAGTGTTTTCCTAAATTCTAAATGGTAACAGTTAGCCACCTACCATTTAGTCATTATTCGGGCTAAACGGCCATTTAAATGGGTGAAACAGGTGTTTAAACGAGATAAACGACCGATGAAATGGAAACACTTATTGCCTAAGTGGTCATTTAGCCCGTTTAAAACTTTAAATGCTACACGGTGGTACATTGTTTAAACGAGAGGTCACTAAGCGGTCATTTAGCTAAACGAGATAAACGAGAAATCAAAGGTAGATTAGAGAGGTTGCTACGGTTTGGGATGCTAATCCAGATGTTGGATTATTGGATTACCTGGTCTGGGGATAAAAGGGATCTAGTGCCCTACTAAGAGGAAGGGCAAACAGGTCATTTTGACATGTAAGTTAGCTATAAGACTTATTGAAAACTGTCAACAATGTCGTGAAAGAGGTTAAAATTTATGGATAGTGGTATTGACAGGATATAGGCTTTTTACGTGGCAGATCAGGATAAAGTTTTAGCCAATGGCATATAGAAAAGTTTCCTTTGTTTTTCTTAAAGAGCAGATAGAATCCAAGCTTCAACTGTTGAATCCAGGAGGAGCGAAGGACCATGTCAGAGTTTAGATCTATCAGAAAACAGCATGGTCACATAGCTTTTCTGAGACAATAAACATAGTCCTTTTTTGCTTGAGAGTTTAAACGAGGTTCACTTGAGATATTATACTTTGTTTGACTTTGTTGTTGAAATATTGCATTGCCCTTGCAAATGTGATCAATATTCACTAATTCCATGTGTGCAGCTTGCTGCCAAGTTCCGTAACAGTGGACAGACATGTGTTTGTGCAAACAGGATATTGGTGCAAGAAGGTATATTGATCATATATGTGATTTGAATGTTAGTGAGGCCTCGTTTGATCCATCAAACAGTAATATGTTGCATCTATAGGTATCTACGAAAAGTTTGCAACTGCATTCATCAAGGCTGTTCAGAGTTTGAAGGTTGGGAATGGGCTAGAAGAGAGTACATCTCAGGTATAGAATTCCAACAACGACCATTATCACCATGATAAATAACCTAGTACCATTTCCAAATTTGTATTTCTTGCGTTCATTGCATAAACAGTGTTTTACATTCAATGTTTATGAGCTGTTTAACATCTAATATTAGTATATTATAGACCATTCATATTCTTCTGTTGCCATACGCTTTTTTCTGATGTGCTGTGCTCTCTGTTTTGTTTACCTAGTAAAACATTTCTTTAGCATCTTGCATCTATATACCTTTGACTTAGGAGTTCCATTTCCTTTCATATGCAGGGTCCTCTGATTAACGAAGCTGCTGTTCAGAAGGTGCATATTTTAGCCACTAATATGTCCCAACTACATAGTCCCCTGCCCTCCCTCCTTCCTCTAAAGTGAGCAATTACTcatgctttatttgttggcctatTTTTTTCCCTCTAGGTGGAGAAGTTCATAAATGACGCGACTTCAAAGGTAATTTCAAATCATCATAAGGGTGTGTGTTTTCCCTTCCAAACTGGGAGGGTTCACACAAAAGAGAAAAAGGAACTGGACTGATTCCTGCCCCCAGGCCCTGTTGGTTTGTCTGCACTCAGGACAGACCGGTTTCTTGGATTTCTTTTGGCTGAAATCAGATCAACCCGAATTGGTTAATATGTGGGTTTAAATTGGAATATCTGGTTCTCGCTTATTTCATTGAGAACTGAAATATGTTTTTCGTGTTTTGTTGCCTCTCTATGAAAGGCATGTGAAGTACCCTCTTCAATCTTTTGTAGGGAGCAAATATCATGCTAGGTGGTAAAAGACACAGCCTGGGGATGACATTTTATGAGCCAACTGTAGTAGGGAATGTCAGCAATGATATGCTTCTTTTCAGGTAAAGTTTACAGGTGTACCTTCTAACCTTAGCAAATTTCAGTCAAACCTTGTTGTAGTGCATATATTCTACTTTCATGTGCGAATAAATGTCATACATTGAGCAGCTGTCTGACACTTCAAAGTTGTTAACATCTTTTTCATTCCAGAGAAGAAGTTTTTGGTCCAGTTGCACCCCTTATACCATTCAAAACTGAGGAAGAAGCAGTCCATATGGCCAACGATACAAACGCAGGTTCATTTACAATATGTAGTGCACCAATTATTTAGTACTCTTGCACAAATTGAATGTTAGCATAATTTGCATGTTATGCTTTAGTAAGGAAATGTTAATAGAGCTAGGCAGGATACAATGTAAATGTAGCAACATCGGCTTATTTCTTGTCCATACTTCAATGTTCTTTATCCAGCAGTATCTTTGGATGTCTTAAAACTGAAATATGCCAAGAACTGTGTGCATACTGCTAACAAATGGAAGATGTGGATCCTTGTCTGCAAAGTAGATATCCCTTGTTATGTCTGATCTCAAGCATTTCTCAACTGTGCTGGATCTGCAGGCTTAGCTGCATACATATTTACCAAGAGCATACCTCGTTCATGGCGTGTATCTGAATCTCTTGAATACGGCTTAGTTGGGGTAAACGAGGGAATTATTTCAACAGAGGTAAGAAGCAGCCAATACAAAGATACTCTCTCCGTTCTAAAATGTAGGTCGTTTTAGTTTTATACTATCAAAACTttcaagtttatagaaaaatctGTAAACATCTACAGTTACTTCTGCATTTTTCATGGTGGATTTAATGTTGTTGATCTCTATGCAATTTAATGTTGTAGATCTCTATTCTCTATGCAATTTACTCAAGACATTTCATTGTGGATTTGACATTGTAGATCTCTATATCCGTTAAAGATAGAGAAGTTTGACTTTGGACAAAACTAAAATGACATACATTTTCAAATGGTTGGAGTAGTATACAATTAGCCTACTTGGTGGCCAGTACATCAAGTTAATCTGGCTTAAAATGTTCAGGTGGCACCATTTGGTGGAGTAAAGCAGTCTGGTCTAGGGAGGGAAGGTTCGAAGTACGGCATCGACGAATACTTGGAGGTTGGTAAACTCACAGGTCTTTATTTGTGTTACTCCTGCAGTGTTGCTCCAACTCTGACATGTCTGTACTCCATGTGCAACTGCAGCTCAAGTACATCTGCATGGGAAACTTGGGTTGAGTCCTGAAATCGGCCCCAGGCTAGAAACGCTTGGCAGATGATGATGAACCGAGAAACCAAGTAAGCAGGCGTGCTTAGAAGGGTGCGAGTTGCGTTTAGCTGCAAGATCGGAGATGGGAAAGGGGCCGGCCACTGGTTGTGGGTGAGCAGTTTTAGAATAAAGCGAATAAGTCGTGGAGCATGAATAAGAAAGCCGAATGAGTTGTAAATGACGTGAACTATTAAAGTATGGCTTCGCCTTCGTACTTTTGTATACATAATCATGGCACTTGTCTATAGTGTCTCCAAAGACGTTCATGTTATACGGAATAAAAGCATGTAGGTCGGATAGACTGTGTCAGATGCTACGTTACAGGCTGTCGGTGGTATGTACAGCGACCTCGCCGGGTTCCTGAAGAAAGGTGGATCCTGCATTCCTGCCTGCAGGAGTAATATGATTATCTCGTGGCTGCGCCGATCTTTCAACCAGGCTGGTATCTACTATATATTaccagattcatcatagaacccAAATcaggctttgtttggatgttgtcggattcacctcaatccacatgtgttggagtggattggacACTTCAACCCACACCAACATATGTGaattgatgcgaatccgactacatccagacAAGGCATCAGTGGGGAATTAGATGGGAACAATGCGTGCTGGAGGTAAGTTTGTATTTGCTGCTTAACATAGGTACTAACATGTTACAATCTCCATCAGTGATCATCTGGTGACGCCATATGGATCTGGGGATGGGCATGGTATGTCTTTTGGGCTCGCATGTGTTTCTGTTTATCAGTTCCTTTTGTGTTGTCTCTTGTTTTTTAGTCGCTCTCTTGAGCATTTGGGGGTGAACATTTAGACGTACcttttttgtgtgtgttttAGGTATATCTACGGAGGTTCCATGGCCACTTCATCCctcttgaggccttgtttaattcgcaaaaattttcaagattctccgtcgcatcgaatctttggtcgtatacatgaagcattaaatatagacgaaaataaaaattaattgtatactttacctagttactccgtgattcgacaatatttgtcaaataaaaataaaagtgttacCGCCAAAATTTTTGTGAGCCTGTGAATCTCTGCTC is a window encoding:
- the LOC110434633 gene encoding succinate-semialdehyde dehydrogenase, mitochondrial; protein product: MAMAMMTLRRAVALGARHIPAVAAASSRIVPLRHMSAGAGAAVEKIRAAGLLRTQGLIAGKWVDAYDGKTIEVQNPATGEVLANVPCMGSRETSDAIASAHSTFYSWSKLTAGERSKALRKWYDLIISHKEELALLMTLEQGKPMKEALGEVNYGASFIEYFAEEAKRIYGDIIPPTLSDRRLLVLKQPVGVVGAITPWNFPLAMITRKVGPALACGCTVVVKPSEFTPLTALAAADLALQAGIPAGALNVVMGNAPEIGDALLQSTQVRKITFTGSTAVGKKLMAGSANTVKKVSLELGGNAPCIVFDDADIDVAVKGSLAAKFRNSGQTCVCANRILVQEGIYEKFATAFIKAVQSLKVGNGLEESTSQGPLINEAAVQKVEKFINDATSKGANIMLGGKRHSLGMTFYEPTVVGNVSNDMLLFREEVFGPVAPLIPFKTEEEAVHMANDTNAGLAAYIFTKSIPRSWRVSESLEYGLVGVNEGIISTEVAPFGGVKQSGLGREGSKYGIDEYLELKYICMGNLG